A single window of Mycolicibacterium aurum DNA harbors:
- a CDS encoding ABC transporter substrate-binding protein/permease → MKAFVLALIVGMVATLGLAAPAGAQTDQCAPPGIASASALPTNLAAAATGPAADKYTTATVEPLDSVDLNALGLSRPGTLTVGTLSDAPPSICIDSAGQFTGFDNELLRAVADKLGLQISFVGTEFSGLLAQVAARRFDVGSSSITTTDARRQTVGFTNGYDFGYFSLVVPQGSPITGFDTLAAGQRIGVVQGTVQEAYVIDTLGLQPVKFPDYNTVYASLKTGQLDAWVAPSQQAQGTVQPGDPAEIIENTFSLDNFIAWAVAPDNQPLIDALNTGLDAVIADGTWARLYTDWVPRALPPGWKPGSKAAPEPVLPDFTAIAEENQSTQAPAAPVQPRSTLSQLAASFLDWDLYKQAIPDLLTTGLPNTLILTIAASIIGIILGMALAVAGISTKRWLRWPARIYTDIFRGLPEVVIILLIGLGVGPVVGHLTGNNPFPLGIAALGLMAAAYIGEIFRSGIQSVDAGQLEASRALGFSYPTSMRLVVVPQGIRRVLPALMNQFISLLKASSLVYFLGLIANQRELFQVGRDLNAQTGNLSPLVAAGLFYLALTIPLTHLVNYIDARLRRGRRPDDEDPLVLAKSQEMN, encoded by the coding sequence ATGAAGGCGTTCGTCCTCGCGCTGATCGTGGGCATGGTCGCCACCCTGGGCCTGGCGGCACCCGCAGGTGCGCAAACCGATCAATGTGCGCCGCCCGGCATCGCGAGCGCCAGCGCCCTGCCGACCAACCTGGCCGCTGCCGCCACCGGTCCTGCCGCCGACAAGTACACCACCGCCACCGTCGAGCCCTTGGACTCGGTGGACCTGAACGCTCTGGGACTCAGCAGGCCCGGAACGTTGACCGTCGGCACCCTGTCGGACGCGCCGCCGAGCATCTGCATCGACTCCGCCGGCCAGTTCACCGGCTTCGACAACGAGTTGCTGCGTGCCGTCGCCGACAAGCTCGGTCTCCAGATCAGTTTTGTGGGCACGGAGTTCTCCGGGCTGCTGGCCCAGGTGGCGGCCCGGCGGTTCGACGTGGGTTCGTCGTCGATCACCACCACCGATGCGCGGCGTCAGACCGTCGGATTCACCAACGGCTACGACTTCGGCTACTTCTCCCTCGTCGTCCCGCAGGGCTCACCCATCACCGGGTTCGACACGCTGGCGGCGGGTCAACGCATCGGCGTCGTACAGGGCACCGTGCAGGAGGCCTACGTCATCGACACCCTGGGCCTGCAGCCGGTGAAGTTCCCCGACTACAACACCGTCTACGCCAGCCTCAAGACCGGGCAGCTCGATGCCTGGGTGGCGCCGTCGCAGCAGGCGCAGGGCACCGTCCAGCCCGGCGACCCCGCCGAGATCATCGAAAACACGTTCAGCCTGGACAATTTCATCGCGTGGGCGGTGGCCCCCGACAATCAGCCGCTGATCGATGCGCTCAACACCGGGCTGGACGCGGTCATCGCCGACGGCACCTGGGCGCGCCTATACACCGACTGGGTGCCGCGCGCGCTCCCGCCGGGCTGGAAGCCCGGCTCCAAGGCCGCCCCCGAACCGGTGCTTCCCGACTTCACCGCCATCGCCGAGGAGAACCAGAGCACCCAGGCCCCGGCGGCGCCCGTACAGCCGAGATCGACGCTGTCCCAACTGGCCGCGTCGTTTCTGGACTGGGATCTCTATAAGCAGGCCATCCCCGACCTGTTGACGACCGGCCTGCCGAACACACTGATCCTGACCATCGCCGCCAGCATCATCGGCATCATCCTCGGGATGGCCCTTGCGGTGGCGGGGATCTCGACGAAGCGATGGCTGCGCTGGCCGGCCCGCATCTACACCGACATCTTCCGCGGTCTGCCGGAGGTCGTCATCATCCTGCTGATCGGCCTCGGTGTCGGACCCGTCGTCGGGCATCTCACCGGGAACAACCCGTTCCCTCTCGGCATCGCCGCACTGGGTCTGATGGCCGCCGCCTACATCGGCGAGATCTTCCGGTCCGGCATCCAGAGCGTCGATGCCGGACAGCTGGAAGCCTCACGCGCGCTGGGGTTCAGCTACCCGACATCGATGCGCCTGGTGGTCGTCCCGCAGGGTATCCGGCGGGTGCTGCCCGCCCTGATGAACCAGTTCATCTCGCTGTTGAAGGCGTCGTCGCTGGTGTATTTCCTCGGTCTGATCGCCAACCAGCGAGAGCTGTTCCAGGTGGGCCGTGACCTCAACGCACAGACCGGGAACCTGTCGCCGTTGGTGGCCGCGGGCCTGTTCTATCTGGCGCTGACCATCCCGCTCACCCACCTGGTGAACTACATCGATGCCCGGCTGCGCCGGGGACGTCGTCCCGACGACGAAGATCCGCTGGTGCTCGCCAAGTCCCAGGAGATGAACTGA
- a CDS encoding MarR family winged helix-turn-helix transcriptional regulator, with amino-acid sequence MVATEARVSELAGELQRVLSKVLSVMRHTGRTATSGDLTLAQLSILLTLFDQGPMRMTELAAHERVRTPTTTVAIRRLEKLGLVKRDRDPSDLRAVLVDITPEGLEQHREALASRQAHLAALLSKLSEEELDALSMALAPLARIAE; translated from the coding sequence ATGGTGGCCACCGAAGCACGGGTCAGCGAGCTCGCTGGCGAGTTGCAGCGCGTGCTGTCGAAGGTGCTGTCGGTGATGCGGCACACCGGGCGCACCGCGACGTCCGGTGACCTGACGCTGGCCCAGTTGTCCATTCTGCTCACCCTGTTCGATCAGGGCCCGATGCGCATGACCGAGTTGGCCGCCCACGAACGGGTGCGCACGCCCACCACGACGGTCGCGATCCGCCGCTTGGAGAAGCTCGGGCTCGTCAAGCGCGACCGTGACCCGTCCGACCTGCGCGCCGTGCTCGTCGACATCACCCCGGAAGGTCTCGAGCAGCACCGGGAAGCGTTGGCCTCCAGGCAGGCTCATCTGGCGGCACTGTTGAGCAAGCTCAGCGAGGAAGAACTCGACGCACTTTCCATGGCGCTCGCACCGCTGGCCCGCATCGCCGAGTAG
- a CDS encoding amino acid ABC transporter ATP-binding protein — MATETHAVSLTAKDIHLSLGKNAVLRGVDLDVAAGSSTAVIGPSGSGKSTLLRTLNRLYEPDRGDILLDGRSVLKDDPDQLRQRIGMVFQHFQLFPHRTVLDNVALAPRKLKRLSADDARDLGLAQLDRVGLRHKADARPSTLSGGQQQRVAIARALAMSPQVMFFDEATSALDPELVKGVLELIADLAAGGMTMVVVTHEMGFAQSTADTVVFMDHGQVVETGPPAQLFEAAETDRLRRFLSQVL, encoded by the coding sequence ATGGCCACCGAGACGCACGCGGTTTCGCTGACCGCCAAGGACATTCACCTGTCCCTCGGGAAGAACGCCGTGCTGCGCGGAGTCGACCTCGACGTCGCCGCCGGATCCAGCACCGCGGTGATCGGACCGTCCGGCTCGGGAAAGTCCACCCTGCTGCGGACGCTCAACCGGCTGTACGAACCCGACCGGGGCGACATCCTGCTGGACGGACGTTCGGTGCTCAAAGACGACCCCGACCAGCTCCGGCAACGGATCGGCATGGTGTTCCAGCACTTTCAGTTGTTCCCGCATCGCACCGTCCTCGACAACGTGGCGCTGGCTCCGCGCAAGCTCAAGCGCCTCAGCGCCGACGACGCGCGCGACCTCGGCCTCGCCCAGTTGGACCGGGTGGGTCTGCGGCACAAGGCGGATGCCCGGCCGTCGACTCTGTCGGGCGGACAGCAGCAGCGCGTCGCGATCGCCCGGGCACTGGCGATGTCACCCCAGGTCATGTTCTTCGACGAAGCGACGTCGGCGCTGGACCCCGAACTCGTCAAAGGGGTCCTCGAGCTCATCGCCGACCTCGCCGCCGGCGGAATGACGATGGTGGTGGTGACCCACGAGATGGGCTTCGCCCAGTCCACCGCCGACACCGTGGTCTTCATGGATCACGGGCAGGTCGTCGAAACGGGACCGCCAGCGCAACTGTTCGAAGCCGCCGAGACCGACCGCCTGCGCAGGTTCCTGTCCCAGGTGCTCTGA